The genomic DNA ACTCCAAAGCTATAAACATCACTCTTCTCTGTAAATTGACTTGATCGAAAATATTCGGGATCCATGTATCCAAAAGTTCCTTGCACCCGAGTGGTTAGATGTGTTTTTTCAAGTGCAACTGATCTTGAAGTTCCAAAATCTGATACTTTTGCCCTATATTTATCATCTAAAAGTATGTTACTAGATTTGATGTCTCGATGATAGATAGGAGCAGAAGCAGCTGAATGCAAATAGAACAAGGCATTGGCAATTTCAATCGCAATTCGTAAACGCATTTCCCATGTCAATGGTAATTCTTCATTTTGGTTATGAATGAGATCGTATAATGTACCATTTGGGATGAACTCATACACCAATAGAGGAACTTCAGCTTCTAAACAACACCCTAAAAGCTTAACCACATTCCTGTAATTAATTTGAGATAAAATTATCACTTCGTTAATGAACTGTTCAACCTtcttttcatcaaatttcttTCCTTTCACCATTTTGGATTTCTTAATAGCCACAATGCTTCCATCTATTATCATTCCTTTATAAACAATCCCTTGACCTCCTTGACCAAGGATTCAGTTTTCATTATAATAATCAGTCACCTTTTCCATCTCTTTTGAAGTAAACAACTTAATTTTTTCAACATTACCTTCATTGCTAGATAAATGTTGTTGCAGTAACAAACCTCCATTCCTTTCGAAGTATTTCTGCTTCAGCAaggttttttgttttcttttgaggGCTTTGTATATACTCCATGTTGCGAGTAGTAAAATAGTGTCCCAACACTAGTGCTGCAACCTATACAGATATAAGAAACATAGTTAAAggtgaatttgaaaattaaaatacaGGCTAAAAAACCATGAAAATTTTTCAATAAGGTTCCATTCATATTTGATAGCCATTCATTTAATCAACAATGAGACAACCTTATTACATCATCCATTGTTTTGATATTGAACTTTTACAAATTTAATGATAAATAACAGTTATTTCATTACGCATTCAAAAGTAAATAAATTACTATTTAAATTGACAT from Gossypium arboreum isolate Shixiya-1 chromosome 9, ASM2569848v2, whole genome shotgun sequence includes the following:
- the LOC108455046 gene encoding wall-associated receptor kinase-like 1, with product MIIDGSIVAIKKSKMVKGKKFDEKKVEQFINEVIILSQINYRNVVKLLGCCLEAEVPLLVYEFIPNGTLYDLIHNQNEELPLTWEMRLRIAIEIANALFYLHSAASAPIYHRDIKSSNILLDDKYRAKVSDFGTSRSVALEKTHLTTRVQGTFGYMDPEYFRSSQFTEKSDVYSFGVVLIELLTGQKPISAEQSKPVRSLVSYFLHSIQDNSLFNILDPMVVKVGSEQEIIVVALLAKRCLNLSGKKRPTMKQVAMELELIKASGGNVIEDHGDEKSEIDDIHSWETNPSCSLSRTVTTNSVTFPLNSSF